A genomic segment from Lignipirellula cremea encodes:
- a CDS encoding AraC family transcriptional regulator produces the protein MDKKAIRAFQTDFFRRHPLAESVLALFDSLPHTYFYAKDLASRFVRVNQAFLENHGLEQESQAIGKTDRDFHPPLMAEAYIEEDRRVMTNRRPLPGQIWLVMHRRRLPRWYVSTKVPLVDRAGEVVGLAGAMYRIEQPDEWTRYFQELLPVVQHIEQHYAESISMAEMAALAQLSTTHFNRRFQQLLRMTPLQYLRAVRVQAAQRLLTTTSSTLAQIAHDVGYADQSHLTRRFREAVGMTPAAWRRRFVQ, from the coding sequence ATGGACAAGAAAGCGATCAGGGCGTTCCAGACGGACTTTTTTCGACGCCATCCCCTGGCGGAGTCGGTGCTGGCCCTGTTTGACTCCTTGCCGCATACCTATTTCTACGCCAAGGATCTGGCCAGCCGGTTTGTCAGGGTCAACCAGGCCTTCCTGGAAAATCATGGGCTGGAGCAGGAGTCGCAGGCGATCGGCAAAACGGATCGCGATTTTCACCCGCCGCTGATGGCGGAGGCGTACATCGAAGAAGATCGTCGGGTGATGACCAATCGGCGGCCGTTGCCGGGGCAGATCTGGCTGGTGATGCATCGCCGGCGGCTGCCTCGCTGGTACGTTTCCACCAAGGTCCCCCTGGTGGACCGGGCCGGCGAGGTCGTCGGGCTGGCGGGCGCCATGTACCGCATTGAACAGCCGGACGAATGGACCCGCTACTTCCAGGAACTGCTGCCGGTGGTGCAGCACATTGAGCAGCACTACGCCGAGTCGATCTCCATGGCGGAGATGGCGGCGCTAGCCCAGCTTTCCACGACCCACTTTAATCGCCGTTTCCAGCAGTTGCTGCGGATGACGCCCTTGCAGTACCTGCGGGCCGTGCGCGTCCAGGCGGCGCAGCGACTGTTGACGACCACCTCGAGCACCCTGGCGCAGATTGCCCATGATGTGGGTTACGCCGACCAGAGCCATCTGACCCGGCGGTTCCGCGAGGCAGTCGGCATGACGCCGGCCGCGTGGCGTCGGCGGTTTGTGCAATAA
- a CDS encoding PSD1 and planctomycete cytochrome C domain-containing protein, which produces MTLLLLRLLTIAGLVVCGTTAAIRADEMTFSRDVLPILSDRCFHCHGPEATHREADLRLDLRESALADRGGYAVISPGKPEASALLTRIASDDPDLQMPPPDAHRKPLTPAERQALRQWIAAGAPWGRHWAFEKPVRPPALVAKPTENEARPAVHPIDLLVRKRLLKEGLAPAPPAERRTLIRRLSFDLTGLPPTVAQVNAFLADDSPQAYGRLVDRLLESPHYGERMAMWWLDAARYSDTDGFQGDALRTNWPWRDWVVQAFNRNMPYDQFTLEQFAGDLLPDAAPEQILATCFHRNHMTNGEGGRDPEESRIDYVMDRVNTTGAVWLGLTLGCAQCHSHKFDPISQQDYYSLFAFFNSIDEDGKAGNKAKPYLPFHSPAAARAVTETEQLVERRQATAAAARRLAEHEFEPWLAAQIEHVQGGFQPWRPVQARLLEATEGTLLTQQADGVIQASGPHPRQDDYRLTSPVDPAGPRRVTGWRLEVFPHASHTDGKLSRGASGEFILTDVKLQVQRQGDSQVRDIELAAAVADVEKKVSGRNYGLIKDTLDDDPRNGWTTESHDALTPHRAVFALAEPLILAPDEELIFLLLQRSTVGDANLGRFRISLSDQPGPAVRSLQPMPLEELAAWRAEQETSTKEPSLTAVPQALRQRLLAQFLADHQGDQLAQAALDRAENQLAELRKADKELNVMVLGERPEPRPSFVLERGIWDKHGAAVQPAVPAAVLDWPAEKTATRMDLARWLMSPDHPLTARVTVNHLWQLCFGAGLVRTPEDFGLQGEPPTHPDLLDALAVELVEHDWDLKHLLRVIVTSDTYRQSSRVTPELQERDPENRWLARGARFRLPSWMIRDAALQASGLINPALGGPPVAPYQPPGVWEEMFMGRLQYEPSQGPAQFRRTLYAFWRRSAAPTFLFDSAQRRVCEVGVRRTNTPLQALTLLNDQSVLEASRELARQAIAAEKKPAARLQRLAQAILSRPATDAEMVVLQREQERAQTYYNRAPADAATLLDFGQSPHQAAAREPDLAALMVVASLLFNLDEAITHE; this is translated from the coding sequence ATGACGCTGCTGCTTCTCCGCCTGCTCACGATCGCCGGTCTGGTGGTTTGCGGGACGACCGCCGCCATCCGAGCCGACGAAATGACCTTCAGCCGCGATGTGCTGCCGATCCTGTCGGATCGCTGCTTCCACTGCCACGGACCCGAAGCGACCCACCGCGAAGCCGACCTGCGGCTGGACCTGCGCGAATCAGCCCTCGCCGACCGGGGCGGTTATGCGGTGATCTCTCCCGGCAAGCCGGAGGCCAGTGCGCTGCTGACCCGCATCGCCAGCGACGATCCCGACCTGCAGATGCCGCCGCCCGACGCGCACCGCAAACCGCTCACCCCGGCCGAGCGACAGGCCCTGCGGCAATGGATCGCAGCAGGCGCGCCATGGGGTCGCCACTGGGCGTTCGAAAAGCCCGTGCGGCCGCCGGCGCTCGTCGCCAAACCGACCGAAAACGAAGCACGCCCGGCCGTCCATCCGATCGACCTGCTCGTGCGAAAACGGCTACTAAAGGAAGGCCTGGCGCCCGCTCCGCCGGCCGAGCGTCGCACGCTCATTCGCCGGCTGTCGTTCGACCTGACCGGTCTGCCGCCGACCGTCGCCCAGGTGAATGCCTTCCTGGCCGACGACTCGCCCCAGGCGTATGGGAGGCTGGTCGACCGCTTGCTGGAGTCGCCCCACTACGGCGAGCGGATGGCCATGTGGTGGCTCGATGCGGCCCGCTACTCCGACACCGACGGTTTCCAGGGCGACGCCCTGCGGACGAACTGGCCCTGGCGGGACTGGGTCGTCCAGGCGTTCAACCGGAACATGCCGTACGACCAGTTCACGCTCGAACAGTTCGCCGGCGACCTGTTGCCCGACGCCGCGCCGGAGCAGATCCTGGCGACCTGCTTCCATCGGAACCACATGACCAACGGCGAAGGCGGTCGCGACCCGGAAGAATCGCGGATCGACTATGTGATGGACCGCGTCAACACGACCGGCGCCGTCTGGCTGGGACTCACGCTGGGCTGCGCCCAATGCCATTCGCACAAGTTCGACCCGATCTCGCAGCAGGACTACTACAGCCTGTTCGCCTTTTTCAACAGCATCGACGAAGACGGCAAAGCCGGCAACAAAGCCAAACCGTACCTGCCGTTCCACTCGCCCGCCGCCGCCCGGGCCGTGACGGAAACCGAGCAGCTGGTCGAGCGACGCCAGGCAACTGCCGCCGCAGCCCGCCGCCTGGCCGAGCATGAATTTGAACCCTGGCTGGCCGCACAGATCGAACACGTCCAGGGCGGCTTTCAGCCCTGGCGACCCGTGCAGGCCCGTCTGCTGGAAGCGACCGAAGGCACGCTGCTGACCCAGCAAGCAGACGGCGTCATCCAGGCCAGCGGACCACATCCGCGGCAGGACGATTACCGGCTCACATCGCCCGTGGATCCGGCCGGCCCCCGGCGTGTGACCGGCTGGCGGCTGGAGGTGTTCCCGCACGCATCGCATACCGACGGCAAGCTGTCCCGCGGCGCCAGCGGCGAGTTCATCCTGACCGATGTCAAGCTGCAGGTGCAACGCCAGGGCGACTCCCAGGTGCGGGATATCGAACTGGCGGCGGCCGTGGCCGACGTCGAGAAAAAAGTCAGCGGCCGCAACTATGGGCTAATAAAGGACACCCTCGACGACGACCCGCGGAACGGCTGGACGACCGAATCGCACGACGCTTTGACGCCGCATAGGGCCGTGTTCGCTCTGGCCGAGCCGCTGATCCTGGCGCCCGATGAAGAGCTGATCTTCCTGCTGCTGCAGCGATCCACGGTGGGCGACGCCAACCTGGGCCGCTTCCGCATTTCGCTCAGCGACCAGCCCGGGCCCGCCGTCCGTTCCCTGCAGCCGATGCCGCTCGAAGAGCTGGCCGCCTGGCGGGCGGAACAGGAAACGTCCACCAAAGAGCCGTCCCTCACCGCTGTGCCCCAGGCGTTGCGGCAGCGTTTGCTCGCGCAGTTCCTCGCCGATCACCAGGGCGATCAACTCGCGCAGGCCGCACTGGACCGGGCCGAGAATCAGCTGGCGGAGCTGCGTAAAGCCGATAAGGAATTGAACGTGATGGTGCTGGGAGAGCGGCCCGAGCCGCGGCCGAGCTTTGTGCTGGAACGAGGCATCTGGGACAAGCATGGCGCCGCGGTGCAGCCGGCCGTGCCTGCCGCCGTGCTCGACTGGCCGGCGGAGAAAACGGCGACGCGGATGGACCTGGCCCGCTGGCTGATGTCGCCCGACCATCCGCTGACAGCCCGTGTCACCGTGAACCATCTGTGGCAGCTCTGCTTTGGGGCGGGACTGGTCCGCACGCCCGAGGACTTTGGCCTGCAGGGCGAGCCGCCGACCCATCCCGACCTGCTCGATGCGTTGGCGGTGGAACTGGTCGAGCATGACTGGGACCTGAAACATCTGCTGCGAGTGATTGTCACCAGCGACACCTATCGCCAGTCCAGCCGCGTGACGCCCGAGCTGCAGGAGCGCGATCCCGAGAACCGCTGGCTGGCGCGTGGCGCCCGCTTCCGCCTGCCCAGCTGGATGATTCGCGATGCGGCCCTGCAGGCCAGCGGCCTGATCAACCCGGCGCTCGGCGGCCCGCCTGTCGCTCCGTACCAGCCGCCCGGCGTGTGGGAGGAGATGTTCATGGGCCGTCTGCAGTACGAGCCGAGCCAGGGACCGGCCCAGTTCCGCCGCACGCTGTATGCGTTCTGGCGCCGCTCGGCCGCTCCGACTTTCCTCTTCGACAGCGCCCAGCGACGGGTCTGCGAAGTCGGCGTGCGACGCACCAACACGCCGCTCCAGGCGCTCACCCTGCTCAACGATCAGAGCGTGCTGGAAGCCTCCCGGGAGCTGGCCCGCCAGGCGATCGCCGCCGAGAAAAAACCGGCCGCCCGACTGCAGCGGCTGGCCCAAGCAATCCTGTCCCGCCCTGCGACCGACGCCGAAATGGTCGTGCTGCAGCGGGAACAGGAGCGAGCGCAAACCTATTACAACCGCGCGCCGGCCGACGCCGCCACGTTGCTGGATTTTGGACAATCCCCGCACCAGGCCGCCGCCCGCGAGCCTGATCTGGCCGCCCTGATGGTCGTCGCCAGCCTGCTCTTCAACCTGGATGAGGCGATCACCCATGAGTAA
- a CDS encoding DUF1501 domain-containing protein, whose amino-acid sequence MSNPHDPMSLAHSISRRYFLGRCTGVSLGAMALGLLEAQGAPPTIPPDAPAAMRGLPGLPHHRPQAKNVIFLTQSGGPSQLELFDHKPDLKKWAGMELPESVRQGQRLTTMTANQKQLVMPARTRFAQYGDSGATLGEWLPHHGQAADDLCFIKSMVTDQINHAPAMTTFLTGHQLAGRPSLGAWTSYGLGSENQNLPEYLVLISRMKRPSDQPLYDHYWGSGFLPSRYQGVKLRNSREPVLYLRDPAGLPRTLRRGMLDGVAELNQMRFAKTGDPEIQTRIRQYEMAWRMQSSIPDLTDLSDEPEATFELYGPDSRRPGSYAANCILARRLVERGVRFIQLFHPDWDHHSRLSSWCSARCRDTDQASAALVTDLKQRGLLDETLVLWGGEFGRGVAGQGKWDSPDGGRDHHPRCFTMWLAGGGVQPGMSYGRTDDFSYNAVENPVHVRDLHATVLHLLGIDHEKFSYRFQGLDFKLTGVEPAHVVKDILR is encoded by the coding sequence ATGAGTAATCCGCACGACCCCATGTCCCTGGCGCACAGCATCTCGCGTCGTTACTTTTTAGGCCGCTGCACGGGCGTCAGCCTGGGGGCGATGGCGCTCGGCCTGCTTGAAGCGCAAGGGGCGCCGCCGACGATACCGCCAGACGCACCGGCCGCGATGAGGGGTTTGCCGGGGCTGCCGCACCATCGGCCCCAGGCGAAGAACGTCATTTTTCTCACGCAGTCCGGCGGGCCGTCACAACTGGAATTGTTCGACCATAAACCGGACCTAAAGAAATGGGCCGGCATGGAACTGCCGGAAAGCGTGCGGCAAGGGCAACGCCTGACCACCATGACGGCAAACCAGAAGCAGCTGGTGATGCCGGCCCGCACCCGCTTTGCACAGTACGGCGACAGCGGCGCCACGCTGGGCGAATGGCTGCCGCACCACGGCCAGGCGGCCGACGACCTGTGCTTTATCAAGTCGATGGTCACCGACCAGATCAACCACGCCCCCGCCATGACCACCTTCCTGACCGGCCATCAACTGGCCGGACGTCCCAGCCTGGGCGCCTGGACCAGTTACGGTCTGGGCAGCGAGAACCAGAACCTGCCGGAATACCTGGTGCTGATCTCCAGGATGAAACGTCCCAGCGATCAGCCTCTGTACGATCATTACTGGGGCAGCGGCTTCCTCCCTTCTCGTTACCAGGGCGTGAAACTCCGCAACTCCCGCGAGCCGGTGCTCTACCTGCGCGACCCGGCGGGACTGCCCCGCACGCTGCGACGCGGCATGCTCGACGGTGTGGCCGAACTGAACCAGATGCGTTTCGCTAAAACGGGCGACCCCGAGATTCAAACGCGCATCCGCCAGTACGAAATGGCCTGGCGGATGCAATCCAGCATCCCCGACCTGACCGACCTGTCCGACGAACCGGAAGCGACCTTTGAGCTTTACGGGCCCGACTCCCGGCGGCCGGGCAGCTATGCGGCCAACTGCATTCTGGCCCGCCGACTGGTGGAACGCGGCGTGCGGTTTATCCAGCTGTTTCACCCGGACTGGGACCACCACAGTCGGCTCAGCAGCTGGTGCTCGGCCCGTTGCCGCGATACCGACCAGGCAAGCGCGGCCCTGGTGACGGATCTCAAGCAGCGCGGTCTGCTGGACGAAACGCTGGTGTTGTGGGGCGGCGAATTCGGCCGCGGCGTGGCCGGACAAGGGAAGTGGGACAGCCCCGACGGAGGCCGCGATCATCACCCCCGCTGCTTCACCATGTGGCTCGCCGGCGGCGGCGTGCAGCCCGGCATGTCGTACGGCCGGACCGACGACTTCAGTTACAACGCCGTCGAAAACCCCGTACATGTCCGCGACCTGCACGCCACCGTGCTGCATCTGCTGGGCATCGACCACGAGAAGTTCTCCTACCGATTCCAGGGACTCGACTTCAAACTCACCGGCGTAGAACCGGCCCACGTGGTCAAAGACATTCTGCGTTAG
- a CDS encoding alpha/beta hydrolase gives MKHLSLLVPVVAGLLGFCLLAGNSQAADPLPVWPDLAPGETLRSRGDIQPYREADVPPITRVTNIRQPTFTVHLAAEPNGAGVLILPGGGFGKVVPDLEGTEAAAWLNGQGISAFVLNYRTKIDNADPGWERALQDAQRALSLLRSQAKRWGLQPDRIGLLGFSAGGQVAARLLTDGGKRNYERIDAIDDVSHRPDFALLVYPWKLYDASANALTEGMVVPADCPPAFIVHTDDDHSSSLGAVLFYAGLKKQGVPAELHVYGNGGHGYGLRDVKGSQISSWTGHAAHWLERHAQAPPTGQPQDR, from the coding sequence ATGAAACATCTCTCGCTTCTCGTTCCGGTCGTCGCCGGGCTGCTGGGTTTCTGTCTGCTGGCCGGGAACTCCCAGGCGGCCGATCCGCTGCCGGTCTGGCCCGATCTGGCGCCGGGGGAAACGCTGCGTTCCCGCGGCGATATCCAGCCGTACCGCGAGGCCGATGTACCGCCCATTACCCGGGTGACGAACATCCGCCAGCCGACGTTTACGGTTCACCTGGCGGCGGAGCCCAATGGCGCCGGCGTGTTGATCCTGCCCGGCGGCGGCTTTGGCAAAGTGGTGCCCGACCTGGAAGGAACCGAAGCGGCCGCCTGGCTGAACGGCCAGGGGATTAGCGCGTTTGTGCTGAACTATCGCACCAAGATCGATAATGCGGATCCAGGCTGGGAACGCGCCCTGCAGGACGCGCAGCGGGCCCTGTCGCTGCTCCGCTCCCAGGCGAAGCGCTGGGGGCTGCAGCCGGACCGGATTGGCCTGCTGGGGTTCTCGGCCGGCGGACAGGTGGCGGCCCGATTGCTCACCGACGGCGGCAAGCGGAATTACGAGCGGATCGACGCGATCGACGACGTCTCCCATCGGCCTGATTTCGCCCTGCTGGTCTATCCCTGGAAGCTGTACGACGCCAGCGCCAACGCGCTGACGGAAGGGATGGTCGTGCCGGCCGACTGCCCGCCCGCCTTTATCGTGCATACCGACGACGACCATTCTTCTTCGCTGGGGGCGGTCCTGTTTTATGCGGGCCTGAAAAAGCAGGGCGTGCCGGCCGAGCTGCATGTGTACGGGAACGGCGGGCACGGTTACGGTCTGCGTGATGTGAAAGGCTCGCAAATTTCCAGCTGGACCGGTCATGCGGCCCACTGGCTGGAGCGCCACGCCCAGGCGCCGCCGACGGGGCAGCCGCAGGATCGTTAG
- a CDS encoding glycosyltransferase family 2 protein — translation MLSAVIPVYNEVDSLAELHAELSAVADAEGYDFDLVFVDDGSRDGSWEEIERLASVDRRVRGIRFRRNFGKAAALSAGFEAARGEIVFTLDADLQDDPTEIPRFLAEMDNGFDVVSGWKKVRHDPWHKVGPSRIFNWLVSKATGVKLHDHNCGFKCYRREIFDEVKLYGELHRFVPVLAAARGWRVSEVVVNHRSRQHGSSKYGVRRFLKGFLDLLTVYFLTGFEQRPQHLLGTLGILSFLAGLTGLVYLAGAWMLNQAYDLNWQPLHQRPALDFAMAALLVGANFMSMGFLAELMTAYYGRGSKAYSIKEEVGGDSAREHEEVPL, via the coding sequence ATGCTTTCGGCTGTGATTCCTGTCTATAACGAAGTCGATAGCCTGGCCGAGCTGCATGCGGAACTGAGCGCAGTAGCAGACGCCGAAGGCTACGACTTTGACCTGGTATTTGTCGACGACGGCTCCCGCGATGGTTCGTGGGAAGAGATCGAACGCCTGGCAAGCGTGGATCGCCGGGTCCGCGGCATTCGCTTCCGCCGTAACTTTGGCAAAGCGGCCGCCCTGAGCGCCGGCTTTGAAGCGGCCCGGGGGGAGATCGTCTTTACGCTGGACGCCGATCTGCAGGACGACCCGACGGAGATCCCGCGGTTCCTGGCCGAGATGGACAACGGCTTCGATGTCGTCAGCGGCTGGAAAAAAGTCCGGCACGACCCGTGGCACAAAGTCGGCCCCTCGCGCATTTTCAACTGGCTCGTCAGCAAGGCGACCGGCGTGAAACTGCACGACCATAACTGCGGCTTCAAATGTTACCGGCGGGAGATTTTCGACGAAGTCAAACTGTACGGCGAACTGCACCGGTTTGTGCCCGTGCTGGCCGCCGCCCGGGGCTGGCGGGTGAGCGAAGTGGTGGTCAACCATCGCTCGCGGCAACACGGCAGCTCCAAGTACGGCGTTCGCCGCTTTCTCAAAGGCTTTCTCGACCTGCTCACCGTCTACTTTTTGACCGGCTTTGAGCAGCGGCCGCAGCACCTGCTGGGTACGCTTGGCATTCTGTCGTTCCTGGCCGGTCTGACGGGACTGGTGTATCTGGCCGGCGCCTGGATGCTAAACCAGGCTTACGACTTGAACTGGCAGCCGCTGCACCAGCGACCGGCGCTCGACTTTGCGATGGCCGCCTTGCTGGTCGGCGCCAACTTCATGTCGATGGGCTTCCTGGCCGAACTGATGACGGCCTACTATGGCCGCGGCTCCAAAGCCTACTCCATCAAAGAAGAAGTCGGCGGCGACTCGGCCCGCGAACATGAAGAAGTGCCGCTGTAG
- a CDS encoding PSD1 and planctomycete cytochrome C domain-containing protein, with protein sequence MLRRRSPALLLLLLLAAPAIADEAAVDYNRDIRNLLSDNCYKCHGPDEQTREAGLRFDLREGALATLDSGDAAVVPGNLELSQLIARITTDDESEKMPPVDSGKKLSASQIEMLKDWVKQGAPWDVHWSFVNPQRPQIPERLNDWGEGPIDAFIQRKALAAGLTPNPAADKETLLRRVTFDLTGLPPTLEEIDQFLADSSPQAYEKVVDRLLKSPRYGEHMARYWLDAARYGDTHGLHLDNERSIWPYRNWVINAFNSNMPFDQFTVEQLAGDLLPNATLDQRIATGFNRCNVSTSEGGAIAEEFRVRYAVDRVETTSTVWLGLTAGCAVCHDHKFDPISQREFYQLFAYFNNTADKAMDGNALLPPPVIDLPTAAEQQQRDDLNQQLAAVRKKISTAVAAIDYAETQPEEPPSPEGRPTPAEDYVWFDDDLPPGAKAQGDEAGDSWKFVTSDQGPVYQGSRSHTRQSVGQSQHFFTDAANKLKIGKGDKLFAYVYLDLLDPPKQVMLQWNDGNWEHRAYWGENLITFGMPDTPGRVHAGPLPELGKWVRLEVDASTVGLKPGAAVNGWAFTQFGGAVHWDVAGLLTRNSQDQQGFDSLAAWAAADAKLAKSDVPANIRALAKLEAEKRDAKQQKQLQDYFLEHVYPASRATFQPLHQELARIEAEKKKLDDSIPSTMVMAETTAAEEAFILVRGEYDKRGEKVKPGVPAILPPTPADADPNRLTLARWLVTKENPLTARVVANRFWQQLFGTGLVKTAEDFGAQGENPTHPELLDWLAVEFRDNGWDVKHLMKQMVLSATYRQSTEVSPEAYQIDPPNRLLARGARFRMDAEMIRDTTLFVSGLLVEQVGGKSVKPYQPSGLWKAVGYTNSNTANFKQDHGEDLYRRGLYTFWKRTAPPPSLVIFDAPSREACTVRRARTNTPLQALALMNDVQYVEAARNFAQRMLKEGGKTPDERITFGVRLATGRTPDAARLAIYNGLLADALASYQADVEEAGKLLAVGESPRDESLDPAEHAAYTILANLVLNLSETVNKE encoded by the coding sequence ATGTTACGACGACGCTCCCCTGCACTCCTGCTGCTCCTGCTGCTCGCGGCGCCGGCGATCGCCGATGAGGCGGCGGTCGATTACAACCGCGATATCCGCAACCTGCTGTCGGACAACTGCTACAAGTGCCACGGCCCCGATGAACAAACGCGCGAAGCGGGCCTGCGGTTCGACCTGCGCGAAGGCGCCCTGGCCACGCTGGACTCGGGCGATGCGGCCGTCGTGCCGGGGAACCTGGAGCTCAGCCAGCTGATCGCGCGGATCACGACCGACGACGAAAGCGAGAAAATGCCGCCGGTCGACTCGGGGAAGAAGCTCTCCGCCAGCCAGATCGAGATGCTCAAAGACTGGGTCAAGCAGGGCGCTCCCTGGGACGTGCACTGGTCCTTTGTTAACCCGCAGCGTCCGCAAATTCCGGAGCGTCTGAACGACTGGGGCGAAGGACCGATCGATGCCTTTATCCAGCGCAAGGCACTGGCCGCCGGACTGACGCCCAACCCGGCCGCCGACAAAGAAACGCTGCTGCGCCGGGTGACATTCGATCTGACCGGCTTGCCGCCCACGCTGGAAGAGATCGACCAGTTCCTGGCCGATTCTTCCCCCCAGGCGTACGAGAAGGTCGTTGATCGCCTGCTCAAGTCGCCCCGTTATGGCGAGCACATGGCCCGGTACTGGCTCGATGCGGCCCGTTACGGCGACACGCATGGCCTGCACCTGGATAATGAACGCTCGATCTGGCCGTATCGCAACTGGGTGATTAACGCCTTTAACAGCAACATGCCGTTCGACCAGTTCACCGTCGAGCAGTTAGCCGGCGACCTGCTGCCCAACGCCACGCTGGATCAGCGGATTGCGACCGGTTTCAACCGCTGCAATGTGTCGACCAGCGAAGGCGGCGCCATCGCCGAAGAATTCCGCGTGCGGTACGCCGTGGACCGGGTCGAAACGACCTCGACCGTCTGGCTGGGACTCACGGCCGGCTGTGCGGTTTGCCACGACCACAAGTTTGATCCGATTTCGCAGCGCGAGTTTTACCAGCTGTTCGCCTACTTCAATAATACGGCCGACAAAGCGATGGACGGCAACGCCTTGCTGCCGCCGCCCGTGATCGACCTGCCCACCGCCGCCGAGCAGCAGCAGCGCGACGACCTCAACCAGCAACTGGCCGCCGTGCGGAAAAAGATTTCCACCGCAGTGGCCGCGATCGACTACGCAGAGACGCAGCCGGAAGAGCCGCCGTCGCCCGAAGGTCGTCCCACGCCGGCGGAAGATTACGTCTGGTTCGACGATGACTTGCCGCCCGGCGCCAAAGCCCAGGGGGACGAAGCGGGCGACTCCTGGAAGTTCGTCACGTCCGATCAGGGCCCCGTCTATCAGGGATCCCGCTCGCACACTCGCCAGTCGGTCGGCCAGAGCCAGCACTTTTTTACCGACGCCGCGAACAAGCTCAAAATTGGCAAAGGGGACAAGCTCTTTGCCTATGTGTACCTCGATCTGCTCGATCCGCCGAAGCAGGTGATGCTGCAGTGGAACGACGGGAACTGGGAGCACCGGGCCTACTGGGGCGAGAACCTGATCACCTTTGGCATGCCCGACACGCCGGGACGCGTCCATGCCGGTCCGCTGCCGGAACTGGGCAAGTGGGTGCGGCTGGAAGTTGACGCCAGCACCGTCGGCCTCAAGCCGGGCGCCGCCGTGAATGGCTGGGCCTTCACCCAGTTTGGCGGCGCCGTCCACTGGGACGTAGCCGGTCTGCTGACCCGCAATTCGCAGGACCAGCAAGGCTTTGACTCCCTCGCCGCCTGGGCGGCCGCTGACGCGAAGCTGGCCAAGTCCGACGTGCCGGCCAACATCCGCGCCCTCGCCAAACTGGAAGCGGAAAAACGGGACGCGAAGCAGCAGAAGCAGCTGCAGGACTACTTCCTGGAGCATGTCTACCCGGCCAGCCGAGCCACCTTTCAGCCCCTGCACCAGGAACTGGCCAGGATCGAAGCCGAGAAGAAAAAACTCGACGATTCCATCCCCAGCACCATGGTCATGGCCGAAACGACCGCCGCCGAAGAGGCCTTTATTCTCGTCCGCGGCGAATACGACAAACGGGGAGAGAAAGTCAAACCGGGCGTGCCGGCCATTCTGCCGCCCACCCCGGCGGACGCCGATCCCAATCGCCTCACCCTGGCCCGCTGGCTCGTGACCAAAGAAAACCCTTTAACCGCACGCGTCGTCGCCAACCGTTTCTGGCAACAGCTGTTTGGTACGGGGCTGGTGAAAACGGCTGAAGACTTTGGCGCCCAGGGAGAGAACCCGACGCATCCGGAACTGCTTGACTGGCTGGCGGTGGAGTTCCGCGACAACGGCTGGGATGTCAAGCATTTGATGAAGCAGATGGTCCTGTCGGCCACCTATCGCCAGTCGACCGAAGTTTCGCCGGAGGCCTACCAGATTGATCCGCCGAACCGGCTGCTGGCCCGCGGCGCCCGCTTCCGGATGGACGCCGAAATGATTCGCGACACCACGCTGTTTGTCAGCGGACTACTGGTCGAGCAGGTCGGCGGCAAGAGCGTCAAACCGTACCAGCCCAGCGGGTTGTGGAAGGCGGTCGGCTACACCAACAGCAACACGGCCAACTTCAAGCAGGACCACGGCGAAGACCTGTATCGCCGGGGGTTGTATACCTTCTGGAAGCGGACCGCCCCGCCGCCGTCGCTGGTGATCTTCGACGCCCCTTCCCGGGAAGCGTGCACCGTGCGCCGCGCGCGTACGAATACGCCGCTCCAGGCGCTCGCCCTGATGAACGATGTGCAGTACGTGGAAGCGGCCCGGAACTTCGCCCAGCGAATGTTAAAAGAAGGCGGCAAAACGCCCGACGAGCGGATCACGTTCGGCGTGCGGCTGGCCACGGGGCGAACGCCTGATGCGGCCCGTCTGGCGATCTACAACGGCCTGCTGGCCGATGCGCTGGCCAGCTACCAGGCCGATGTCGAAGAGGCCGGCAAGTTGCTGGCCGTAGGCGAATCGCCGCGCGACGAAAGCCTGGATCCGGCCGAACACGCGGCCTACACGATCCTCGCCAACCTGGTGCTCAACCTGAGCGAAACGGTCAACAAAGAGTAA